A segment of the Corylus avellana chromosome ca2, CavTom2PMs-1.0 genome:
ACTAATAGTTGAGGTGGTAAGCATGCATACCTTCAACTGAAGTTAAATCCACCAGAAGGAACAGAAACTTCATTCCCTCCAAAACCAAAGCTAGATTGGGGAGCTTCACCTGGGGGCAACGGCTCATCATCCTCGTCAGTCCAATATGTCTCAAGAATCTTCACTGCCTTCTCATATATCTCATTGTTGTCATGACTCTGAAGGTTTTCAATCTTATCTAAACCATCAGCATCATCAATCAATTGGGCATACAAGTTTACATCTCCTGTTTTACCAATATTCTTCTCAGCTTCCCCAACCTTTAGAATGTTCTCGAGCCCTTCCAAGCAAACTGTGACAATTCTTGGGTCTGGACAAATGAGGAGATCGCACAACGGCTTAATACACCCCTGGCTCACAAAGTACCTACCAGACAAATAGATCAAACACTTAAATGTAAGACAATTATTTGGCAAGCGTATTTAACAGGAACAAGAGATGATTGCAGGGAAAGAAATAATACTTGATTTGATCGTGGGTGCCACCAGATGTAGCATTTGAAATTGCCCAAGCAGCCTCTTTCTTGATCTCAAATTCTTCACTTTGAAGTAGTTGGAGAAGGGGGGGAATGATGCCAGCCTCAATTACAGCCTGCGAGTTTTCAAAAAATGTCTTAATATCACCCTTCACAACAGATTAACAAGAAATGAGATCACACCCATAATAATCAGGTTTCTTCCGTAGGTTCCTTACTGCCATACTGAAACATGTCTCAAAGATTATCATGACAACATTCTAATTAGTGCATGCATTTTTAGCGGATGAATTTATCTGCTCACCTGTATCTGATTTACATTTCCAGCTGTGATATTTGAGATGGTCCAGCAAGCTTCCTTCTTGATGcttttcttataattatttgtCAACAGGTTCAGAAGGCAAGGAAGAGCTTGATGATTTATTATACACTGAAGAAGCAAGAGTATGAAGCATTAAATTCCAATTCAGAAAAGAAACAGATGAcatttcaaaactcaaaaaggTCCCATATTTCATATAGAGACCAATattccaaaaataattttaagaaacacacacatacatggttctttaaaaaaatatagacagatagatagatagatagatagctaaagagagagagagatgaatcAAAAGTAATACAAGGTATTCCCAATGCAAACGAGAACGTTTCATAACTCATTTTTTACTACTCTATTATTTGTATGCAAAGGTTGCAATTATCAATCTAATTGCAAAAATTACTCCTATTATTGGAGTCCCAACTTTGGAACGCCAGTCCCAAGCCAATAGAAATGAAGAAGGTTGTATTGGGCACACTGGCAATAACAACTTTGGGCTAGCCTTCATCACAAAGAATCTAAtagtaccaaaatattcattATCACTGACAATAAGCCCCAAAAAAACCATAGAATAGGAGGCCAAGCCCAATGATTTATGTATCTTCCAATTCAAATGCGAAACGGCATGCTTAGTGCATCCTAAAAGCATCTGATACCCGCTATAGATTTAATTGTGTTGAATTATATGgataagtaaaaaatattttcattttcactatAAAATTCAGTAAAACAGAAAACCACTGCCACCAGAGCGTTTTATAGATATATCAGACTGTAAGTAACACTATGCAGTTTGATTTTAATACTAATTAATATAACTAGTCACCTCATGAACTAATATTGTGTCCCATCCAATTATAAATCATGATAACAGAACAATCAAAAGCAACTTTAAAGAAacaagattaaaaagaaaacagtGAATATATTATCATTGCACACCTGAGTTTGCATATGATCTCCAGTGACAATATTTCCAACTGTGCGAAGGGCAGGAATGAGCACCGTCGTAGAGGGATGGCTAGCCAAACAGAATTTTCAAgcattaaggttttttttttttgaagaattctAACATCAAGCAATCAAAAACTAATTCAAATAGTCTAATAAAAATCCAACACTCACATTAGAAATTCAACAAGTCGGGGGCAGGGACCTGCGTCAATTACAGCCTGGATTTTTTCATTGGCGCCATCTGAAAGATATGATAGTGCCCAGCACGCATCAGTGAGGACTTCCTCATCATTTGAATGTATAAGACGCTCAAGAGCTGGGAGAGCCGGCTTTGTCTGTGCATTAAGATTCAAAAGCACATCAAGAAGACAATATTTTGAAAACGAGAAAAAGATGCATTAGGCCCCTAATCACTCAGCTTAAATTTCCAACCTGCTCAAACAAAGGCGGTGGCTTGCCCCTACAGAAATTGGACAATGTCCATGTCGCATTTCTCAACATAGAAAGTTTTGCATGATCATTAAACTGTGCCAGCAATGGCATTAAAGCCCCATGACTAAGAACAAGATCACGACATTTAGGCGAGTCACCGGCAACATTTCCTAATGCCCAAACAGCCTACAGCTCAACCAAGGATTATCATCAAACATATGATCATATACAAATCAAACACGAAATAAAAGCATATAAAAACTCAATGCCCATTAAAGATATACACCTGTTCACGAACATCATCACTCGTAGAGTCTAGAAGTTTGACAAATATTGGGATGGCTCCATGATCAATCACAACCCGGGTGTTTTCTGATGTCCCGGAAGCAATGTTTGTGAGGGCCCAAGCGGCCTCAAACTAAAGAACACCCAATACCATAGAACAACAcaatcaaaaacataaaaatgaattcAGCAACAAAATGAATAACATAAACGCGCTAGAAATCAAACCTGAAGTTGTGGGAACTCATCCCTCCCAAGGAAATCGACAAAGCGGGGAACAACCCCGGATTGCACAACTTCATTAATCGGAGGACTGCGCTCTGGAGAATCGATTATggtaagaacaaaaaaacaacccACTAAAAACACAATCAGAAACCGAATTCAATCATAAAAATTTTACCGATCGAAAGCAGCTTTCGGAAATGAGTTGTTGCCTCAAGCTGCAAGCTCTTGTCCTCCGACCAAACCCCACCGATCATTTCCGGCAGACTTTCTAACTGCATTTACATTAACAAACGCAACAACACATTGACATGCTTACGGTTATGCTAGATAACGTTGAAAACGGCGGCGTACGGTTGTAATATGAATACCTTCGTTTCGGCCCTTTCGGAAGTGCGGTTGGCGGCGAGAGAGGAGGGGATTTGGTGAGGTACGAGGCCTTCGCGACGCTTCTTCTGCAAGCTCTCTTCTCTGCGGCTCTTTCGGATCTCGACCATGTTGTCCTCCCTTCGGCGACGACCTTCCTCGGCGTCCACGGCCACCTTGTACCGGTTCCGGCGGACCTCGGTTCTCGCGCTCGGCCTCAGAGACATTGCTCTTCGCTGTACGATGATCCGATCGATCAGTTCAAGGTTGGCTGAGAAAAAGCCCAAGTAGAATGAGAGACGAACTGACGAAGTCGAAGAGTACTGAAAGGGTTTTAATTCAAATGGGATCCAGAGGAGGGATGTGAGCCTGTGCCAAACTTGACCTGAATTTGCACGTTATTAACGGAACCGCCACTCtgtttttgaatttgaaatatgCGGCGCTTGGCGCTCGTGAATTCGGCgtgactttctttttctttcttttctcgaGCAAATTgagaaaaaggttttttttttttttttttcttttttcttaaatgatatttaatagaCTTTTATCATACAACTATACTGAGATGGCattgaaaatcaaccattagattaaTGAGAacttataacaagaaaaaatcaatggttgttttttattgtcacatcaatatactacttttttctttctttttttttgacatgttcacacaagagggagagggaggatTCCAACTAGTGATATCTGTTTTATAAAGGTAGTCtacagctgattgagctaccccttgggatGTACAAACGGGTATAATCGCCCCGCAACTGCTAACCACTTATAACCGCATAGCCGCTTTGGTTGgcggttataaaaaaaaagggctaacCTCTCCGCCCAAAAAACCGCTAATcgcctacccttatatatatatatataacattaaaatgacatcgttttggttAGGGATAGggtttcatcatattcattatttttttgaaccTTTCAACCCACAACTATTttaaataagcccaaaataccTCAAAAAGCCCAAAGgcccataaaaataaaaaaaaaataaaataaaaaaataaaaaaggttatAAAATTGACGGTTATTGGTTAGGGATAGggtttcatcatattcattattttttgaaatcttttGACCCAAAAAATAGGCAAGCCCAAAACACctcaaaaaacccaaaagcccatataaaaaaataataataataaaaaagttataaaactgCTGGTTATTGATTTGAATAACCACCTAAGCGAAGCAATTGCAATTACTAAAATCCAATAACCACTTAAGCGGTTGCggtttagccaataaccgctaactgcaaccGCTTGTACACTCCTAGTTACTAGTataagagtctactaaatagcatttctcttaaaaaaaaatggttaaatatatttttctccaatttagtttaacaactttattttttgtccattcagtttcattttatattatagaTAGTACATCGATAATGGCTAAAAATGGGATAATACCTCCATCAATATGTTGTtcaaaaacttaacaaaaatcCACGTCAACCCAATGACAAGCTGACAAGtggcaattaaaaaaataaaaataaaagctcattagaaattaaaaataattttaaaaaaaaaaaaaaaaggttgtggTGTGATCAAAATGATCTAAGATGTGGTGATTGATAAAGTAACAAATAATATGGGTGTGGTCATAATTGTTATATAGGTTAGGCCTATTATGTGCTCTTCCAAACCTAACATATTGGACTCTATTATAGGgcataggatcctctccaatccattttggattggaaaATATTAGTTTATGGTTATGATTTATAAGATGAAATTCTAAAGCTACAAATAGGACATTTGTccactaactaaaaataataataaaatattattgtagatttaaataatatatatatatatatatatataatataatattaaagccacccccaagggccaaatcttaaaaaaaaaaaaaaaaaaaactgtttggCCCTNNNNNNNNNNNNNNNNNNNNNNNNNNNNNNNNNNNNNNNNNNNNNNNNNNNNNNNNNNNNNNNNNNNNNNNNNNNNNNNNNNNNNNNNNNgtccggccacccccaatggggtggccaaccaacccttaatattttataattttgttttttatttttatttaaatctaaaataatattttattattatttttgattagTGGACCGGTGTCTTATTTGTGGctttaggatttctaagaagaaatcatAGCTATGAACTGGATATTTTCCAGTCTATTTTAAACTGGAAAGGATCTTATTCTCGTGGAGTCTTTTACGGCATGAAAGGCggtaaaatttgaaaaatatctaGGATtccaaaatattatattaaaaggTTATGCTTTGAAAAATGTGCATGCACTTTGAAATGAAGAACAATAGAGTCAGTATGGTAATGTGATTGACGATTTGAATACCGTAGTAAATAGTCTCAACTCATGGCATGTGCAACATGTCAAAAGATAAGCTAAAACGGTAGCTCATTGCTTGGTGAAGGCGACTTTCAAACAATTGTCGGAGCAAATATAAATGGAAGAATCTCCCAATTTTATTTATGATACTATAATCTCAGAGTATTTTAGTTCAAAGAGTTTAATGAAATCATAACATTTtcactgaaaaagaaaaagaaaaatagcattCCTAATAAGCTCTTcatagttttttaaaatttgatggaaaactACATTTTAAATGAACCAAACATCAAATTATTTAcatctttctctattttagttatatattattattttttaccctCTTCACGTGTTGTTCACTTTTTAGGGAAACTAATTGGCttccaaaatgaaataatatgtcttttttaaaaataaataaataaaagcctTTCACTTTTTGACTATTGATATTTGGGACGGATGAAACCACCCCAAGgtcatttgggggtggctcacatTTAGCAAGAAATGGTTTCAGCCACCGCTATGACCATTAAGATTTATGAGTACTTCCTTCACCTCCCAAAGGCTTTTATATATAGGGCAAGGCACAAGACTACCGCACAGTGCGGTAGTTCAAGACTACCGCGTTTTGGTCAGtgaaaaactaattttttatattaaatattaaaataatcaataattaaaaaataaaaatattaaaaaactaaaactattaaaaaattaaaacaaaaaaaaaaagaaaaattaaaatcaaaatcaNNNNNNNNNNNNNNNNNNNNNNNNNNNNNNNNNNNNNNNNNNNNNNNNNNNNNNNNNNNNNNNNNNNNNNNNNNNNNNNNNNNNNNNNNNNNNNNNNNNNtttttttctcttctttttctagctaggtttttctcttatatacttcttgtTTACTTGGGTGCGCCCTTTGATTTTTAATGAACTTCATTtacttgcaaaaaataaacaaagaattaGCTGAGTAGCTCCAATTCAATGGTTTCATTGCAATATTTTAGGAATGAGAAGCAAAAGGCAACACATGAATAACAGCTGAACCCCCACCACCCCCCCCCGGAATTGcttaacaacaataaaataaataaaaaagaagaagaagctaaatATTATGTCCAATAGGTATACCATTAAAAAAGGTGGGTCAAATGAACAGCTTAAATTCACAGCCTACCAAATAAAATTAGTGAATCACGttcatcaaaaataacaaaCTCAGTTGTGGAAAATAGGATCAACATGTAGTCTAAGTGTAAGGCAGATACACAGAAGGGGTAGGAGCttatacagaaaaaaaaaaaaaaaatacatccaTAGAAAAAGGCATCCAGTAATTAATACCGACAACTAATAATTATCATGGCATGTTGTTCAAAATCTTCAATGAAAAACATGAGATAACAATGAGAACATCTAGGCTATGTCCATCCGCAGATTGACagaatgaaagaattttttttatataaaatatcatTCAAAGTGTAAGGTGCCCCAAGATACACAggaaatatataagagaagcCACCTAGCTAGCAAGGAAAAAAAGAATGACACATTGAAAGAATGTTGCCAATGAAAACATTAAGAAATTATACAGCTCAACTCACAATTTGATATTCAGATGCACcaggaaaattcatgcttaaaGCTCATAATCCCAGTTTGGAACATAAAGCCCATAGAGCAAGCACATGTAAGCTGAGCACAGTAAGATAGCAAACATCCTGCACAGTTGAGCAAAAGTTAGTAAATGAAAATATCAAACGCAGGAAGAGAAACTTATTACCCATGAAAAGTACATCTAAGTAGcctaaaaaatctaaaacataTGTTAGAAGATCTTTCTGACCAAAAAAGTATTCAGGCCATCTCATGTCAGATTTTTTGTCAAGTGATATCATTGAATTTCTGCAACTGAGTTTGGCAATAATCTGACTCCATAACTTTAAGGCTTTAATGATTGAAAAATGAGAACATTTGAGGCTGATGTTCCTAAGGTTTATACCCTGATCACTTAATGATGAAGTATatacaaaatacttcttaaTTCAGCCACTTCATCCCAAAATCATGGTTAAAGATAATACTAACTTCCAAAAACAGAGTGGTTGAAAGTTTGGCATCCCCAAGGCTGCTAAGGTGGTACAGGACATTAAATCCATTTCCAGATCTTAAGAGGAAAACTTTGTGTGTCAAGACAAATCTACTCCTAATAGGCATTTCCTAAATACTAATACATGTAATTtcctttttcccaaaaaatattataagacCTTTGAAGAATAGTTTATTTCATCCATGTTTAAATTTCTAATTGCTTTTCCAATTCAACACACCTTTCCCCTAGATTTTTGTGTNNNNNNNNNNNNNNNNNNNNNNNNNNNNNNNNNNNNNNNNNNNNNNNNNNNNNNNNNNNNNNNNNNNNNNNNNNNNNNNNNNNNNNNNNNNNNNNNNNNNtatatatatatatatagggaaaaatataaaaaagcctcccaaactaccagtcgttttcgatttaacctcctaatgttcaaaaagtgataaagtagcccccaaaactaccaaactattgcattttgg
Coding sequences within it:
- the LOC132170352 gene encoding importin subunit alpha-like, which gives rise to MSLRPSARTEVRRNRYKVAVDAEEGRRRREDNMVEIRKSRREESLQKKRREGLVPHQIPSSLAANRTSERAETKLESLPEMIGGVWSEDKSLQLEATTHFRKLLSIERSPPINEVVQSGVVPRFVDFLGRDEFPQLQFEAAWALTNIASGTSENTRVVIDHGAIPIFVKLLDSTSDDVREQAVWALGNVAGDSPKCRDLVLSHGALMPLLAQFNDHAKLSMLRNATWTLSNFCRGKPPPLFEQTKPALPALERLIHSNDEEVLTDACWALSYLSDGANEKIQAVIDAGPCPRLVEFLIHPSTTVLIPALRTVGNIVTGDHMQTQCIINHQALPCLLNLLTNNYKKSIKKEACWTISNITAGNVNQIQAVIEAGIIPPLLQLLQSEEFEIKKEAAWAISNATSGGTHDQIKYFVSQGCIKPLCDLLICPDPRIVTVCLEGLENILKVGEAEKNIGKTGDVNLYAQLIDDADGLDKIENLQSHDNNEIYEKAVKILETYWTDEDDEPLPPGEAPQSSFGFGGNEVSVPSGGFNFS